A stretch of DNA from Allomeiothermus silvanus DSM 9946:
GCCAGGTCTTCCCCGAAGCCGACCTTGGGGAGGTCCTGGTGGTGGACGGGAAGCACCTGCGGGGAAGCGGCAAGGGGAAAAGCCCCCAGGTCAAGCTGGTGGAGGTCCTGGCCCTGCACCTCCATACCACCCTGGCCCAGGCCCGGGCGGAAGGGAGGGAGGAGAAGGCCTTCCTGGAGCTTCTGGACCGTTTGGAGGCGAGGGAGCTGGAGGGCAAGGTGGTGGTGGGGGACGCGGGGTACCTGTACCCTGAGGTGGCGGCCCGGGTGCGGAAAAAAGGGGGGACTATCTCTTGGTCCTGAAGGGGAACCAGGAGGAGCTTTTGTCCTGGGCCCTGGAGGTGTTCAAGGGGATGGCGGGAAGGCGTCTTCCCGGGGAGACGGAGGCGACCTGGAGTGGGGTGCGGGACGGGGAGGTGTGGGAGACGGAGGCGACCTGGAGTGGGGTGCGGGACGGGGAGGTGTGGACCTACCGGGTTTGGGCTTCCCCCTACCTGCCGGAAGAGGTGCGGGCCTTCCCTGGGGCCAGGCAGGTGGTGCGGCTTTGGCGGGAGGTGAGGCACAAGGGGACGGGGGAGGTGCGGCGGACGGTGAGCTACGCCCTCACCAGCCTGGGGCCGGAGGTAGCGGACGCAAAGCGGCTGGGGAGCCTGTTGCTTTCCCGATGGGAGGTGGAGAACCGATCGTTTTGGGTGCGGGACGTGTGCTTTGGGGAGGATGCCTGTCAGGTGCGGGGGGTGGGGGCGTGGGTGCTAGCGGTGCTGCGGGCCTTCCTGGTCTCCATGCTTCACCGAGAGGGGGTGAGGGAGAAGAAGGCAGCCCTAGAAATCTTCTCCTTCAACCCCCTCTCCGCCCTGCGCTTCCTGGGGCTCTATGCGGCATAGCGGTCAAGTCTGGGCCATGTGAGGCCTTCGGCGGTTGTAGTAGTCCAGGTAGGTATCCAGCTCTGCCTGCAGCTCGCTGAGCGGGGTGGGCAAAGGCCGGGTGTAGAACTCCTCCTTGAAGGTCCGCTGCATCCGCTCCACGTGACCATTGAGTTTAGGACTCCTCGGCGGTAGCACAAACAAGGCAATCCCCAGAGCACAGCAGGCCTCCTCAAACTCGGCCATGAACTCGCTGCCCCCATCCACCTGGATGGCCCGGATGGGAAAAGGGGCCCTGGCCAGAAGCAAGGACAAGAACCCCTCAGAAAGCTTAGCCGTGGCCCGGCTGTGCACCTCCGCCAGGACAAACCGGCTATGGAGGTCAATCGCCGAGAAGTGCTTGACCATGCTTCCCGGTCCTAAGGTCAGGGTGAGGGTGTCCACCTGGACCAGGTCCCCAGGAGCCCTGGCCTCGTATCCTCGGGGCTTCCTTTTGGCGTAGGGCCGGTTTACCCTTCGCTTTAGCTTCCCTCTTTGAGTCCGGGCCAGGTAGCCGGCCACGCTCTCGATACGTCGGTGCTTCTCCAGGTAGGCCAGGATGCGCCCCACCGTGCGTTCGCTCATCTGGAAACCCTCCTTGCGGAGGGTAAGCCAGATGGACCAGCGTCCCCAGGTGGGGTTTTCCTTGCGGAGAGTTTCTATTCTAATGAGCAGCCCTGGGGTCCAGTGGACCTTTGTGCGCAGGTGCTTAGGGCGGCGGGAGCGGGGTTTGAGTCCAGCCAGGCCCTTTTCTTTTAGGGCTTTTTGCCAGCGGTGGTAGGTGGCCCGGCTGATCCCGACCAGGTCCTGGATCTCCTTCCAGCTCTTTTTACTTTCACGCAGGGCTTTGACCAGTCGGAGCTTGCGCAGACGTTCCTGGACCTCTGGGTCGCTTGCGTTGGCCTCGGCCAGCCTCTGTGCTTGTCTAGCGCCTCTCCATATCTCTCGGCCAACGGTGGTAAACTGCACCTGGGGAACCTCCTTTCCTGGTCGGTTCCCCTCTTTTTATCCCAGCTAGGACTTACGCAGTTGGCTGAAGGATGTGGAGGGGATGGGCGAGATAACTTCGTATTGCCTCGCGAACAATGGACGCCTTGGCCTCGTACCAGCTCACCCCCCTGCGCAGCCGGTAGACCTCCAGCCGGAGGAAGGCCCGCAAAGCCAGGAGGAGGTGCCGCAGGATGGAGACCGCCTTCCTCACCTGGGCCCGCTCCACCCCACAGCACTGCTTGAGCCCCCGATGGTACACTTCGATCCCCCATCCTTGCCGCTCTAACTCCGCCCGCTTCTCTTCGCTCATCCCCAGATGGTTCGTGGCCCAGTACTCCGCCTCCCCGTCCTTGGAGAGCGTTCGGAACACCCTCACGAACCCAAAACCCCGAAGATGAACCACCCTCCCCTCCCCAGGGATTTCCACCTCACGGATGGGTACATTTCCCTTCCCCTCCGGGTTGACCAGGCGGTTGCCCTTCAGCCGCGTCAGAAACCGCCAGCCAAAGCTGACTATGGCCTTGAGGTTCTCCAAGCTGGCATACCAGCTGTCCATCAGGACATATTCCGGCTGAAACCCCCGCTCCTTCGCTTTCTGGAGCATGGTCTGAAAGTGGTCGTTTTTGCTCTTCCCATCCTGGGGCTTGTCGTAGACCCGAAAGTCGCAGGGGATCAGGGCCTGCCCCTCCGTCCACAGCAGGGTCATGAGGGCGATGCCCCTAACCACCCTTTGGTGTTTGCCGCTCCAGTGGTAACTCACCAGATCCATGTCCCGAGCGTAGGGCTTATCCAGGGTGGTGTCGTCCAGGATCAGCAGCCCCTCCCTGAGCTTCACGAAGGCCTTGGCCTCCTGCCACAGCGCCGCCGTGTCGGGCGGCTGTCTTTGCAGCAGGCGGGTAAAGGCATCATGGGCGGGAGGGCTCTTCTCCTTTGGACTACAGCGAGCGGCCTCGGTACAGGTGAAGACCCGCTGAGCGGCGATGAGAAAGTGGATGTAGTCCAGGTCATCGCACTTCGGTGGGTTCATGGGCATCACCCCCTTTGGAGAAGCTTGGCTAAGCACTCTCCTCCTAGCACACAGAAGAATGTCCAGTCAACTGCAACTGCGTAACTCCTACCAGCTTAGAGTCTCACATGTGTTTGTCCGGGTTCAGCCATCTGAGAGTAGATCCACCAATCGGTGGATATAAAAACGTTTTTCCGTAGCGAGCCGGGATAGCCCAACCTGCCCGTTAGCGGCGAGCAGCCTGGCTGATGTAGGTACTTTCGAAGATCTTGTCGGCGTTTCCTGCCTCGAAGCCCTCCCGGCGATGCTCGCGGGTGATCGCCTCCTTAGGCAGGTGCGCGTATTGCGGCAGCACCCCCCGCTCAGCAAACTCCACGTAAGAGCCAGGAATCAAATGCTTTTCGCCCCCGGCAAACTCAGCCTCGATCATCCTGGCCACGGTGGAGCTTTGCAGTAGGAGGCCATCGGGGCTCTTCTTGATCTTCCCGCCCGCATCGTTGAGGCGGAATCCATGAGCCTCCAGGAAGTCGTTATAGCGGGCCAGATCGTCGTAAGGCTCGGGGAGGTTATGCACTGAAACCGTGTAGTGATTGAGGTAGTAGCGGTTATAGATCACCCAGGCGGCATACTCGCTTTCGGCCTCGAGCCGTTTGTAGTCGGCATAGGTGGGCAAGCGCCACAGGGCCCGGTGCAAGAAAGCGTCCACCTCCTGCCAGTTGTCGAGGTCGAGGGTGTCCACGGGGTCGGCTTTTACCTCGTCGGTGTAGGAGGTAATGATACGCTGCGCCTCCTCCGAGAGGTCGGTTACGCGCAGCTCGCTGATGAAGATGCGGGGAAAGCCAGGATCAGGGGGAGCATACCAGTGGGCGTTGAGCTTTTTGGCCCCAAAGTAGTAGCGGTCGCGGCGCTGGTAGCCGTAGTGGAGAAAGATCTTCTCCAGCGAGCGGATGCCGAGCTGCGGTACCCCCATGGTGCGAAAGGCGATGTGATCGTTTTCGATGTCTTCCGCCCGGGCGATCATCCCCTCCTGCACCATCGCCCGGAGGATCCCTGCCACATCGGGAACCCGCTCCTGGTAGCGCCGCATAAGACCGGCCAACACAAGCTCGAGGGTCTCCAACCGGGAATGCATAACAGTCTGCATGGCTGCATTATTCCCTATTAGGGATGAAACGCGAAAGGGGGCGGTGAGCCCGCCCCTGGAGAAACCTAAACGTTGCCTACAGCGCCAGAGTACAAGTCTGCTTCAAGCTTTTTTCTCGTCGTCCTTGCCCAACCGGTCCCGCACCGACTCGACCGTATCCTGGGCCTTGTCTTTGGCCTGCTCGGCCAAATCCTTGACCGCACCGCCCAGGCCGCCCTTGGCTTCCACGTAGTTCCCAACCTGATCCTTGGCCTGCTCAAAACGCTCCCTGGCTTCCTCGGCCAGGTTACGGGCTATGCTGCCGATGCCCCCTTGGGCATCGATCTGCTCTCGAACCTCCTCAACCTTATCCTTAGCCTGCTCGACCACGCCCTCCACACGGTCCTTGAGGCCTTCAACCATCTTGCCCAGATTGCCCAGCAACCCGCTGGCCGCTTCCTTGGTCTTATCCACAGCTTCCTCAGCCTCTTCGGCCACGTTTGGCTTATCTTCGTTCATGGCTAGCCCCTTCCACTATTTGGATTCCGTCTTCGATAGGCGGTAAGGTGAGTATACCCCCTGCAGGGCTGGGAGCCAGAAGCTTAGTTCTTCAACGCCCAGCGCACGTCCTGAACCATCCGCTGGGTTTCAGCGGGTTTGCCGTTGCCGTAGATGAGCCGCAGTGCCCCCTTAGGATCGATCAGGTAGGTGCTAGCGGTGTGGTCGACGTTGTACTGCTTAGCGGACTTAATCTCGCTTTTTTGGTAGAAAACCCCGTAGGGCTTAGCCACCTCGGCGATTTGTTGGGGGGTCCCGGTGAGCCCAATAAAGCTGGAATCGAAGAAGGTCACATACTTGTCGAGTACCTCCGGGGTATCGCGCTCCGGGTCTACCGAGATCATGACCACCTGCACCCGGCGGCGCTCCTCGGGGGTGAGGGCCTGATAGACTTTTTTCAGCTCAAGTAAGGTTGTGGGGCAGACATCCGGGCAGTTGACGAAGCCAAAAAAGATGAGCACCACCTTGCCCCGCTGCGAGGAGAGCCGGAAGGGCTTTCCCTTGTTGTCCGTGAGGGTAAAGTCGTAGGCCGCTCGAGGGTTCAAAAGCGGGGTTCCATAAGGCTGATAGGGGTTAGCAAAGCGGGTATAGGCCAGATAGCCCAGACCAGCCAACAGCAGCACCAGCAACCCCGGCAGCCATACATTGCGCCGACGGGCCGGAGGCAAGGGGGTAGGTTCAGCCATATCAAGAACACCATAACAAAGCCTGAGGAGAGGAATGTCACCCTTGGAGGGTTCTTGGGTGGGGCTCCGGCATAAACTAAGTCGGTATGCGGCGGGGTATGGAGGTACGCTGGGCGGCGTTCTTGCTAGCGCTCCCTTTTTTTCTGCAGCTTCTGGGATTTGGCAACACGCCGCTAGGGGGTGGGCTTTGTGGAGAGTTGTTCCGTGGCCGGGAGACCCCGTTGGCCTTCCAGGGTGCGGGGTTCTGGTACGCCCTAGCCTTCATGATGCTCCTGCTGGGCCAGCTCGGGTACGCTGGGCTACTGGTGTTAGCGGGGTTCCTCGAGCTTCCCTCCCCCTGGCTACGCAGCGTCTACCGGATTGGCGCGTACTATGCTGCTGGAATGACCCTGCTGTTCATCGTGACCCGTACCACCGGCCTGCCGGTCCCGGCCCCGCAGGGTTGGGTCCTGGGCGACGTGGCCCGGATAGACTTCCTGGGGCTCTTGGGAGTCGGGCTCACCCTAGCCGGCGGAATCCTGCTGTGGGGGATCTCACGGCACAACACCCCACAGCCATCGTGAGCACAGAACCCAAAAGGGCTAATCTGATTCTATGGAGCGTCTACTGGAAGTTATGCGCCGCCTGCGGGGTCCGGGCGGCTGCCCCTGGGACAAGGAACAGACCCACCTGAG
This window harbors:
- a CDS encoding IS701-like element ISMesi2 family transposase, translating into MLSQASPKGVMPMNPPKCDDLDYIHFLIAAQRVFTCTEAARCSPKEKSPPAHDAFTRLLQRQPPDTAALWQEAKAFVKLREGLLILDDTTLDKPYARDMDLVSYHWSGKHQRVVRGIALMTLLWTEGQALIPCDFRVYDKPQDGKSKNDHFQTMLQKAKERGFQPEYVLMDSWYASLENLKAIVSFGWRFLTRLKGNRLVNPEGKGNVPIREVEIPGEGRVVHLRGFGFVRVFRTLSKDGEAEYWATNHLGMSEEKRAELERQGWGIEVYHRGLKQCCGVERAQVRKAVSILRHLLLALRAFLRLEVYRLRRGVSWYEAKASIVREAIRSYLAHPLHILQPTA
- a CDS encoding DUF1338 domain-containing protein — protein: MQTVMHSRLETLELVLAGLMRRYQERVPDVAGILRAMVQEGMIARAEDIENDHIAFRTMGVPQLGIRSLEKIFLHYGYQRRDRYYFGAKKLNAHWYAPPDPGFPRIFISELRVTDLSEEAQRIITSYTDEVKADPVDTLDLDNWQEVDAFLHRALWRLPTYADYKRLEAESEYAAWVIYNRYYLNHYTVSVHNLPEPYDDLARYNDFLEAHGFRLNDAGGKIKKSPDGLLLQSSTVARMIEAEFAGGEKHLIPGSYVEFAERGVLPQYAHLPKEAITREHRREGFEAGNADKIFESTYISQAARR
- a CDS encoding SCO family protein, with the translated sequence MAEPTPLPPARRRNVWLPGLLVLLLAGLGYLAYTRFANPYQPYGTPLLNPRAAYDFTLTDNKGKPFRLSSQRGKVVLIFFGFVNCPDVCPTTLLELKKVYQALTPEERRRVQVVMISVDPERDTPEVLDKYVTFFDSSFIGLTGTPQQIAEVAKPYGVFYQKSEIKSAKQYNVDHTASTYLIDPKGALRLIYGNGKPAETQRMVQDVRWALKN